Proteins from a genomic interval of Halomonas alkaliantarctica:
- a CDS encoding LysE family translocator, whose product MPLTLWLSLAAICAMGAMSPGPSLALVLRHTLGGGRFMGVTAAIFHAFGVGFYALLTVWGLGALIASFPLLFQLITWCGAAYLAWLGVKALRAGKAGALEPNAIITSRGQAAKEGVLVALGNPKLILFFVALLSQFVTPEMSGLAKAIIVLTAMIIDGGWYVLVAVVLSHSQILPWLQRRAHWINRITGLLLIALALRVVAGPLV is encoded by the coding sequence ATGCCGTTGACACTCTGGCTATCACTCGCCGCGATTTGTGCCATGGGTGCTATGTCGCCGGGGCCGAGTTTGGCACTGGTGCTGCGCCATACGTTAGGCGGCGGGCGTTTTATGGGGGTGACTGCAGCCATCTTCCATGCCTTTGGAGTGGGCTTTTATGCGCTACTGACCGTTTGGGGGCTTGGCGCTTTAATCGCCAGTTTTCCGCTACTGTTTCAACTGATTACCTGGTGCGGTGCGGCTTACTTGGCGTGGCTGGGGGTTAAAGCGCTGCGCGCCGGGAAAGCCGGTGCCTTAGAGCCTAATGCGATTATCACTAGCCGCGGGCAAGCAGCCAAAGAGGGCGTGTTAGTGGCGTTAGGCAACCCGAAGCTGATCCTATTTTTTGTCGCGCTACTGAGCCAGTTTGTAACCCCGGAGATGAGTGGGTTGGCCAAGGCTATCATTGTGTTAACGGCGATGATTATTGACGGGGGCTGGTACGTCCTGGTCGCGGTGGTGCTTTCCCACTCGCAGATTCTACCCTGGCTGCAACGGCGTGCCCACTGGATTAACCGCATCACCGGCTTACTGCTAATTGCGCTGGCGCTTCGTGTGGTCGCGGGACCGCTGGTGTAA